A stretch of DNA from Alicyclobacillus acidocaldarius subsp. acidocaldarius Tc-4-1:
ATGTCGATTGCCAAAACCTGTGTTGCGTCACCAGGACCTCCGTTTGTGACAACATAAATCAGGTCAAAGTAAGTCAATGTGCCCGTAAGTATCAACACCGTTGTCGTGGTGATGGTGTACTTCAATTGGGGGAGCGTGATCGAAAAAATGTGCGAATTGGCCCCGCTCCATCGATCATCGCAGCCTCGTACAGCGACCGAGGAATTTGTCGAACACCACTCTGATACAGCAGCGCATTGAATGGTATATACTGCCACGAGATGATACACGCGATCACGAATAGCGCAATGTGCGGGTTTCCTAACCAGTTCTCGAATCCGTTCCCAATCCCCAACGCTTTAAGCAGGTTGTCCATGAGGCCGAACGTGGGGTTTAAAATGTACGACCAAGTTACACCGATAGCGACTGACGAAAACAACAAGGGAATAAAATACAATGCGCCGAACACAGCGCGGTGCCGCTGAGCACCTGCAGTGAAAACACCTATCACGAGCCCCAATGGGTTCTGGAGCACCCAACACCAAAACATCAGCGCAATTGTGAGCCAGAAGGAGTGCCACAACTCCCCACTCGCAAGCATGGATTTCCAATTACCGAGTCCGACCCATGTGGCAGAGCCAACGCCCGACCAATTGAGGCCAGAATAATATACAGCTACGCACATTGGTATGAGTGCGAAAGCCGCAAAAAAGATCACTGCCGGCAACATCATGAGTAGTCGCGATAGAGTAATACGATTGGTAACCAAGCACCCTTCCTCCAAATCAAGACGAGCTCGGTCGATTATCCCAAGCTCGTCCAATTGTGATACAGTCCTCAGGGCAGCCGGCTTATTTAGTCAAATAAGTGTTCATATCCGCCTCAAACTGTGCCACCGACATCTGGCCAACCATGAACTTTCCGAGATCGGTATCCAGCTCATTGCCCTCGGCGGTCGGCAGCGCGGTATCCCATGATTGTTGGAAGTACGGAGCGTTTTTCGCCAGGTTGTAATAGAACGTCTCGTACGCCGCGTCTTTCTGCTTCTTTAACTGGTTTTCAATGCCCTTGACCGCGGGAACGTAGCCGATCTGCAACAGGTCTGCGACGTTCTTCGAATCGAGATTGTTGTCCTTCAAGAACTCAATGGCTCCCTTAATCTTTGCTGGTGAGTCGTAACTTGGAATCGAGTAGAAGTCACTCGGGTTTCCACACACATCATTCGGATTGCCCTTTCCTCCGGGAACCGAAGGGAACGGGAACCAGCCCAAATTCTTCAGGAAAGCGCTGTCGTCCGATGCTATGGTTCCGTAGCCCCAGCTACCCATCAGCCACATCGCGGCCTTGCCACTGTACAAAAGAGCCGCGTCCGAACCGTTATTGGAGCCGATGGAGCTAAAGCCTGGTTCAAAAGCCCCCATGTTCACCAGCTGTTTCATCATGTTCAGAGCCTTCGTGATCACCGGGTTGGACCATGCATTCGGCTTGCCCGCCATGACGTTATCAAACGGTTGTTGCCCGCCAAGCCGGTCAACCAGATATTCAAAGTACATCAGATCTGGCCAGTTATCTTGACCACCCAGGGAAATCGGAATGATTCCCTTGCTTTTGAAGAACTGAATATCGCTCAGCAGTTGGTTCCATGTTTTAGGTGGGGTGAGATGGTACTGAGCGAACAGTTGCTTATTGTAGAAAAAGTTCACCGGTTGCAGATTGCCGTAAGGAACGCCGTACACATGCCCGTTGAACGTAATGGATTTCATCACAGAAGGGAGAAACCGATTTGCCCAAGACGGATCGGCTTTCAAGTACGGCGTTAGATCAAGCACATCTCCCGCCTTAACGAACGTATAGAGTCGACCGCCGCCCCAGTTACTGAACACGTCCGCTGCTTGATGCGCACCCATCGCAATTTGCAGCTTCTGAAGGTACGGGGTTGACTCAAAGTACTCTCCGGTCATGTGATATCCAGGATGCGTTGCGTTGAAGCGAGCTATCGCCTTGTTGTCTACTTGCTCAGCCAAACCGGAATCGACGTTCCAAAGCGTCAACTGCACTTGCTTCGCGCTCGCCGAGCCCGTGGAGGACACTTGATTCGAGTTGGACTGCGATTCTGTGCCACAGGCCGTCACAGCGATGGTTGCCACAGCCGCCAAACCGACCGCAGCGATCTTACGCACATCCTTAGCCATAGAAAGTACCCCCTCTTTGCACCTTAATTTGTTCACCAAACAAATACACCATGCATTATACCCCTCCAAAATCGATTTTGCAATCGCTTTCTGCGCGTTTTGTCCATGGAGAATAATCGTATTAATGAAGAATCACCCAATTAAGGGGGCCGCCGGGCCCTCGGTCTTTGCGTGCTCGTGCGGACGCTTCCATCGTTCGCATTCAGCGGCCACAGTGTCATTCGCAAGGGATGCTTCGAAACTTCAAACCTCTTCTGGATTTGTGTGGTCCGATAGATGAATACGAAACAGTCATACATGCATGTTTCTTACTGAATCTCGCTCCATGAGATCTGGAATAAGATGTTTGTCGCCACTATGTGCCGGCTCACCTGCCATCATGTTGAGAATCATTCTGGCAACCCTTCTACCCAGTTCAAACCACGGTTGCCTTACCGTCGTAAGTGCAGGACACTGCAATATCATCGTATCCGACGATGGACACGTCGTCTGGGACATGTATACCCTGCAATAAAGCTTCCCTCAGAGCGCCAATTGCCATGTAGTCGTTAAAGCAAAAGATAACCGAGGGAAGACGCTTGGACCTCAGTATTTTCCTCATTGCATTTTGGCCTCCGTCTACATCAAACAGGCCGTCTGCAATCCACTCGTCGCAAATTTCTATATCGAGTTCATCACAGCACGCTCGTACCGCAATTAGTTGTTGCATACGACAGGAAAGTCCTTTGGGATGGTGTCATGAAGGTATTGCGTCACTCCCTCGAACTGAGGCAATACCAGCAACCCATTAACGGACTGTTCAAGCGCCTTTTTGGAGAGCACCTCAAGCTTGTCTGGCGTCACGATGTCAAACTGAACCGAGTAACCTTCCGCCTCCAAAACTTGACATGCACCAGCGGTCACGTGAAAAGCATAGTCCACAAATCGGAGATGCAAATCAACATTAACCAAATAAATACCGATGGAGAAAACTCTACTAGCACGCAAACTTCGAGCACTCATCTTGGGATGATAATTTAATTGCTTTACGGCCTCAAATATCCGCTTGCGGGTCTTCTCGCT
This window harbors:
- a CDS encoding carbohydrate ABC transporter permease encodes the protein MVTNRITLSRLLMMLPAVIFFAAFALIPMCVAVYYSGLNWSGVGSATWVGLGNWKSMLASGELWHSFWLTIALMFWCWVLQNPLGLVIGVFTAGAQRHRAVFGALYFIPLLFSSVAIGVTWSYILNPTFGLMDNLLKALGIGNGFENWLGNPHIALFVIACIISWQYIPFNALLYQSGVRQIPRSLYEAAMIDGAGPIRTFFRSRSPN
- a CDS encoding ABC transporter substrate-binding protein, producing MAKDVRKIAAVGLAAVATIAVTACGTESQSNSNQVSSTGSASAKQVQLTLWNVDSGLAEQVDNKAIARFNATHPGYHMTGEYFESTPYLQKLQIAMGAHQAADVFSNWGGGRLYTFVKAGDVLDLTPYLKADPSWANRFLPSVMKSITFNGHVYGVPYGNLQPVNFFYNKQLFAQYHLTPPKTWNQLLSDIQFFKSKGIIPISLGGQDNWPDLMYFEYLVDRLGGQQPFDNVMAGKPNAWSNPVITKALNMMKQLVNMGAFEPGFSSIGSNNGSDAALLYSGKAAMWLMGSWGYGTIASDDSAFLKNLGWFPFPSVPGGKGNPNDVCGNPSDFYSIPSYDSPAKIKGAIEFLKDNNLDSKNVADLLQIGYVPAVKGIENQLKKQKDAAYETFYYNLAKNAPYFQQSWDTALPTAEGNELDTDLGKFMVGQMSVAQFEADMNTYLTK
- a CDS encoding substrate-binding domain-containing protein, producing MSQTTCPSSDTMILQCPALTTVRQPWFELGRRVARMILNMMAGEPAHSGDKHLIPDLMERDSVRNMHV
- a CDS encoding substrate-binding domain-containing protein, translated to MQQLIAVRACCDELDIEICDEWIADGLFDVDGGQNAMRKILRSKRLPSVIFCFNDYMAIGALREALLQGIHVPDDVSIVGYDDIAVSCTYDGKATVV
- a CDS encoding LacI family DNA-binding transcriptional regulator, which codes for MKDIAKLAGVSPATVSWALNVTRPVSEKTRKRIFEAVKQLNYHPKMSARSLRASRVFSIGIYLVNVDLHLRFVDYAFHVTAGACQVLEAEGYSVQFDIVTPDKLEVLSKKALEQSVNGLLVLPQFEGVTQYLHDTIPKDFPVVCNN